The genomic stretch CAGGTAGTTGAGCTCGGTCTCGTGGCAGGCACGCGGGTTGACCAGGCAACTGGTGAGCTTGCCACCGAAAGTGTGATCGAGGCAGGCCTGGTTGCAGCCGATGCAGGTGTTGATTTCATCGGCGCGGCCTTCGGCGGCCTTGTTGACGAAGTCCGGGTCGGCGAGGAACGGGCGCGCCATCGACACCATGTCGGCATCGCCTTCGGCGAGGATCTGCTCGGCGACTTCCGGGGTGTTGATACGGTTGGTGGTGATCAGCGGAATGCTCACCGAACCCCGCAGCTTGGCCGTGACCTTGCTGAACGCAGCACGCGGCACTTTGGTGGCGATGGTCGGAATCCGTGCTTCGTGCCAGCCGATGCCGGTGTTGATGATGGTCGCGCCGGCCTGCTCGATGGCTTTGGCCAGGGTGACGATCTCTTCCCAGGTGCTGCCGCCTTCCACCAGATCGAGCATCGACAGGCGGAAGATGATGATGAAGTTCAGGCCGACCGCTTCACGCACCCGGCGAACGATTTCCACTGGCAGGCGCATGCGGTTTTCGTAGCTGCCGCCCCAGCGGTCGGTACGATGGTTGGTGTGAGCCGCGAGGAACTGGTTGATGAAGTAGCCTTCGGAACCCATGATTTCCACGCCGTCGTACTCGGCGGTCTGGGCCAGTACCGAGCAGGTGACGAAATCGCTGATCTGCTTCTCGATGCCTTCCTCGTCCAGCTCCTTGGGCTTGAACGGGTTGATCGGCGCCTGAATCGCGCTCGGTGCGACCTGTTTCGGGCTGTAGGCATAACGGCCGGCGTGGAGGATCTGCATGCAGATCTTGCCGCCCGCCTCATGCACGGCGCGGGTGACGATGCGGTGCTTGAGCGCTTCTTCCTCGGTGGTCAGCTTGGCTGCACCGGAGTACACGCCGCCCTCGTCGTTCGGGCCGATACCGCCGGTGACCATCAGGCCGACGCCGCCACGGGCACGTTCGGCGAAGTACGCCGCCATGCGTTCGAAACCACCCGGCTTCTCTTCAAGGCCGGTGTGCATCGAGCCCATCAGGGTGCGGTTGCGCAACGTGGTGAATCCCAGGTCCAGCGGGGCCAGCAGGTGCGGGTAAGTGGCGGTCATCGGTAACTCCACAGCGAGCGATCACGGAAAATGCGGGAGCTCTGCGTCCCCCGTCAGTCATGTTCGACAGACTAAGAGTCGCATCGCTGTCACTCAATGACCGTAACTGACAAGTTATTGATCCAAATGCGCAGCGCCCCTTGGCAAGCGCAGGCATGGGCCCTACCCTAGTCGCACACCCTGTACCCGGCTGTTGTTGGATTTCATGCGCAAACTTTTGTACCTGACCTTTTCCATGGCGCTTGTCGCCGCGCTTACCTTCTACGCCATGTGGGCGGCTGACCGCCCGGCCGGTCATTACCTGTCGGACCTGCGGATCAAACTGGCGGTCGATCAAGGCACCCGAGCCGACCGTGGCAACCTGCTGGGGATTCAGCCGGAACTGTTCCCGACCGACTATCAAAGCTCCGAACGCCTGCACCGCAAACTCGCCGCTTATTTGCAGCAGGCTCAGGATCAGGGTTTGCTCAATGATAAAACCATCGTGGTATTGCCCGAGCATGTCGGCACCTGGCTGATGATCAGTGGCGAGAAAGACGAGTTGTACCAGGCCCCCACCCTCGCCGAAGCGATGAACTGGCTGGCCGCCAGCAATCCGTTGCAATTCGCCCGCGCCTGGCTCACCGCCAGGGGCAGCAGCCGTCTGGATGACGCCCACTTGCGGATGAAATCCCGAGACATGGCCAAGGACTATCAGCTGCTGTTCGGCGGTCTGGCCAAGGAATTCCACATCACCCTGGTCGCCGGCTCGATCGTGCTTCCGGAACCGAACATCATCGACGGCCGGCTCAAGGTCGGCAATGGCGCGCTGTACAACACCAGCGTGGTGTTCGGTCGTGACGGCGCCCCGCTCGGTCAGCCACAGCGGCAGATGCGCCCGATCTTCGATCAGGATGACACGATGCCATCCAACGATGTCTCCCGGATCAATGTGATCGATACCCCGGCCGGGCGCCTCGGCGTGCTGATCGGCAACGACAGCTGGTACCCGGACAACTATCGCAGACTCGACGAGCAAGGCGCGCAACTGATTGCGGTGCCCGCGTTCGTCATCGGTCATGGCGTGTGGGATCTGCCTTGGCAGGGCTACAGAGGTTTGAACGTGCCAGACTCGGTCAGCCTCAAACCGGGAGAGGTCAGTGAAGGCCAGGCCTGGCACCGCTTGACCCTGACGGCACAACCACCGGGCAGCCGGGCGATTGCCGGCATGAGCGTGTTCCTGCGCGGGCAGTTCTGGGACAAGCCAAGCTCCGGGCAGAGCTTCCTCAGCAGCAACGGCCAGCAGTTCGCCGACGGT from Pseudomonas allokribbensis encodes the following:
- a CDS encoding FAD-dependent oxidoreductase, with the translated sequence MTATYPHLLAPLDLGFTTLRNRTLMGSMHTGLEEKPGGFERMAAYFAERARGGVGLMVTGGIGPNDEGGVYSGAAKLTTEEEALKHRIVTRAVHEAGGKICMQILHAGRYAYSPKQVAPSAIQAPINPFKPKELDEEGIEKQISDFVTCSVLAQTAEYDGVEIMGSEGYFINQFLAAHTNHRTDRWGGSYENRMRLPVEIVRRVREAVGLNFIIIFRLSMLDLVEGGSTWEEIVTLAKAIEQAGATIINTGIGWHEARIPTIATKVPRAAFSKVTAKLRGSVSIPLITTNRINTPEVAEQILAEGDADMVSMARPFLADPDFVNKAAEGRADEINTCIGCNQACLDHTFGGKLTSCLVNPRACHETELNYLPVKQIKKIAVVGAGPAGLSAATVAAERGHQVTLFDSASEIGGQFNVAKRVPGKEEFYETLRYFKRKLQITNVEVCLNTRVDVAKLVEGGYDEVILATGIAPRLPAIPGVENAKVLSYLDVLLERKPVGKRVAVIGAGGIGFDVSEFLVHEGVATSQDRAAFWKEWGIDTHLEARGGVAGIKAAPHAPARDVFLLQRKKSKVGDGLGKTTGWIHRTGLKNKQVQMLNSVEYLKIDDEGLHIRIGETGEPQVLPVDNIVICAGQDPLRELQEGLVAAGQNVHLIGGADVAAELDAKRAINQGSRLAAEL
- a CDS encoding carbon-nitrogen hydrolase family protein encodes the protein MRKLLYLTFSMALVAALTFYAMWAADRPAGHYLSDLRIKLAVDQGTRADRGNLLGIQPELFPTDYQSSERLHRKLAAYLQQAQDQGLLNDKTIVVLPEHVGTWLMISGEKDELYQAPTLAEAMNWLAASNPLQFARAWLTARGSSRLDDAHLRMKSRDMAKDYQLLFGGLAKEFHITLVAGSIVLPEPNIIDGRLKVGNGALYNTSVVFGRDGAPLGQPQRQMRPIFDQDDTMPSNDVSRINVIDTPAGRLGVLIGNDSWYPDNYRRLDEQGAQLIAVPAFVIGHGVWDLPWQGYRGLNVPDSVSLKPGEVSEGQAWHRLTLTAQPPGSRAIAGMSVFLRGQFWDKPSSGQSFLSSNGQQFADGEARGARLLNLWL